The nucleotide sequence TGCGGtgagtattttcttttttttttcctcaaacCTAATGCTTTTTCCGTAGTATTTTCATTGTTTcgaagttaatttttttattgctgGTGTAGCAATCCTGGACGAGGCGACACCGGCTGCATCTATTGCTGGTATGTCTCCGAGTACGTGTTTAGTTATTTTGGCTTTTTTCTTTGATAATTAATCGATTACGTTTCATAATTAACATTGAAGGCTTCGCTGTGTTTTTCCTTTTGCCTTACAGATCGATTATAAAAGTATTAACATAGTGTGGTGTCTTACgttttatttttagtaattttactatatttttttctggTAAACCAAATTTACTTTCATGTTTCATTGAGGATCATCATTAGAATTATAAAAGTAAATTAATGGAAATAACTGTAAGTGAGCTACACTTTTGAtatgtaaacttttttttttgaacacatacTTTTGATATGTAAActatatttcctttttaatgatatattttttattatattcttaatcaGAACTGAATATtaggaagaaaaaaatgaatctgAAATGTTTTGTTGATTATTGAAAAGGCAGCTCACATCTTAGTTTGGTGCTTTATGTGAGTTTCGCTTTGTTAGtttagttttagatttttttcagcAAATGCGATCTCAACCAATTCATCTTCTATGTTTAccataatttttgaatttgttaCTTAAATTGCAATTGTATAATTTGTCTATTCCTACATTTATAactgtatttaatttttgttctgaatctaacctatactaaaagggataTATGAGGAGTAGGGAGGATGTCCACATAGGCAAAAAATTCATAGCCAATAATAGTGCCATGTCAGCAACAATGCCACGTTAAAAATCATTGTTTGAACCAGGCTTTTTGTGGCCTTTGAAATTAATTGGTAACATGTCTTTCCTATAAGCTTAACATTGGCCCATTCCCTGTCTAAAACCTAATATCTGTAAAACGACAATCCTCCAAGGTCGTCCTCTCATCCTATCACCACTTCCATCTGTACATCTTCCCCTTCACCTCTTCAACGTATTCATTCAACGTATTAGCCTCATAAAGCTCAATAATTAACTGAAGATATCCTAGCGCCATGAATCGATTTCTATCCCACCACCTCCAAACTATATATATCCCTCATCTATTCTTCCCATTGCTCTTCACCAGTCACGGAAATAAATCGATCAGAGCTACTAATGGCAAACAGAGGACGAAATCAACCGGTGATGCAACCATGACCTTTTCTTCAGTGACGTTATTGCTGGCTTGGCTGGAGCTTCTTCTTATTGATATATGAGGAGTAGGGAGGATGTCCACATAGGCAAAAAATTCATAGCCAATAATAGTGCCATGTCAGCAACAATGCCACGTTAAAAATCATTGTTTGAACCAGGCTTTTTGTGGCCTTTGAAATTAATTGGTAACATGTCTTTCCTATAAGCTTAACATTGGCCCATTCCCTGTCTAAAACCTAATATCTGTAAAACGACAATCCTCCAAGGTCGTCCTCTCATCCTATCACCACTTCCATCTGTACATCTTCCCCTTCACCTCTTCAACGTATTCATTCAACGTATTAGCCTCATAAAGCTCAATAATTAACTGAAGATATCCTAGCGCCATGAATCGATTTCTATCCCACCACCTCCAAACTATATATATCCCTCATCTATTCTTCCCATTGCTCTTCACCAGTCACGGAAATAAATCGATCAGAGCTACTAATGGCAAACAGAGGACGAAATCAACCGGTGATGCAACCATGACCTTTTCTTCAGTGACGTTATTGCTGGCTTGGCTGGAGCTTCTTCTTATTGATGAACAAGTATGAACTCGCATTTCCATGACGACTATTGTACTCCCTAAGATTCAATTTCGCTGATTGAAACTATTATACTTGCAAACTCAATTAACAATTGACTTTCATATTTATTCCCTTCTAAGTTCTAACAAACTTTCGATGAACTTTTGCAGTGGCCCTGTGCTGAATCTTTACCTGCGGGATCATGCTGCCAATGAGTTTTATCGCAAATTTACTGATAGCCTTCAAACTCCAACCGATAGGAGGTACACAATACCTTTTTACTCACTCTGTAACTCATTGTCATCCCCCACGATTTCTCAATTATTAGTTAGTGAAGCAACCTTAGATTTCACTTCTGCATGCCAGTATTTAACTATCATTAGTAATACCCATGTGTTAACCAAATTTCAAAATACGCATGCAACGTTGCCCCCCTGTTTATGTCCTTATTTAGAGTTCTTATTGACAACGATGATCACTTTTAGTTTCTCCACCAGAGTTCTTGGAACATAACAGGTTTGTGTTGATGGTAacattagtttaaaatttgaatgcacactctaatttttttttttgttaggttgATGCACATATTTACCGGTGGAGATGGGACACTAAGATTGTGATTTCAGATGTTGATGTAACTATTACTAAGAACAGCTTCTGAATCCTTACTAATTTTACTTCAAAttagaattataatatttagacATATGCTAATGTGATGATCCTTTTGCTGCAGATCTGATGTGTTAGGTCAGTTCATGCCTTTGGTTGGAAGGGACTGGACACAGTCTGGTGTTGCCAAGCTTTTTTCAGCTATAAAGGTAATTTTCAAGGTTTAAGTTAGTTTAGCTTTTCAGACTTTAATTTGGTAAAACATGAGATCCAACTACTGCTTGTGTAAGATACAGTTTGTAATTATGGATCTCACATATGCTTTGCTTTGTATTTCTTTCAGGAGAAAGGATATCAGCTGCTGTTTCTGAGCGCTCGTGCCATTGTTCATGCATATCTAACAAGAAGTTTCTTAAATAATCTAAAGCAGGTAAGACTTGACATCTTTTTTACCATTGAATTGGTACTCGAATCTATACTTATCAATATAATAACATTAGTCTAATTAACTCAAATGGTAATTATGTGAGGCTATGTATAGCCTTTTTGTTATGAGATCTCTTTGCTTCTTATGGATTTTTTTCCTCCACCTTGCAGGACGGAAAAGCTCTACCAAATGGTCCTGTAGTCATTTCACCAGACGGGTTGTTTCCAGCATTGTACCGTGAAGGTATTAATCTTAATACCTTCATTAGTAGCATGTTAATGTTTCTGTTACTTGATAATAAgtatctcttttttttaactcatGTACTTTATAACTATCTTGCAGTGATAAGAAGAGCACCTCACGAATTCAAGATCGCATGATTGGAGGTAAAAGTTTATCTTTGATATAAGAGAGAGCGGTTAATCCAGCGGCATGTGTTTAGATAAGAACAGTTTACAAATGTAATGATGTGCAGGATATCAAGAAGCTTTTTCCAGAGCACTATAACCCGTTCTACGCTGGATTTGGAAACAGAGACACTGATGAGCTGAGTTACAGCAAACTCGGAATCCCCAAGGGAAAGATATTCATAATCAACCCAAAGGTAATCAAATTTTCTTGATAATCTGACATGCATTATTGATTGTTTGTTGGAACCTACTGAGAGAGACTGTGTTTTATAAAATTGACCAGGGAAAGGTagcaacatgtcaaaaaatttCTGTACACAAGACTCAATAAATTTTCTGTGATATTGTAATTTtcttaactaaaaatatttttatactattattagtaataaaacTAAAGTAATATAAAGTTTAGTTTGTTACTACATAGATATTCTAAGTTTCTAACTCATTTTACTAATACAATTCTCTCCTTTTTCGTTCTTATTAAAAAGAGGAGAAGTCTTATCTTTATCAAATACATAAAAAGCTTTCTCATGAACCatagatctcttttttttttgaacgataACCCATCTATAACTCTTACAAAAGGAAATAGTAATATATGAGATCCACCTTCTATTATACTCCCTTTCTATACAAATAACTGATGTTGCAACTTTTTTTACTTGCATACAAAAGATTGATATTCTActtttaattaatgcatttcacttgaaaactaaaacataaattaaaacctAGAAATATGATTGGTAGAACTTTATTGAGAAGGAAatgaaattaacaaaaactaaTAAGTATGTGTttactttttattaatatatatgcaaATCACAACACATCAATCTCTCAAAACTAGaggaaatttataatttataattaataaaataaaataatttgtttatataGTATAGAAATAATCaggatgaaaacaaaaacataaatcaacTAATCAATTACAGTATTCCAACCaactaaaccattatattacTTTCTTCCACGtgtatttaaaaactaaatacaGATCCGTGCAGTGCACAAAGttaatttgatgttttaatttcatgaaaacattaaaaaaatgattgttttcACATTAGTTCTTGGATTTTTCAGTATATATCGGCATAagacttattttattaataacaatCCATTTCCTTACATAAATTTTTGTTAGTATTTATATTTCAAGATTTATGGTGatttaaaatagtatattattttttatatctattaacttttaaatattattcaaaatattattagttaattgAAACATATATATCTGTAAACTctctctattttttatattttttaagacaaattaaaaacaacaattCAAACTATTAATGTTACACGACACCAATCAATATGTATTATTGATAGTCAgctaaatatcaaatatattgcaAGACAAACATCAAATTTGTTTACTTTAGCATCAATGGTgtgattataaaattattttttattatcttaatatatatatttttttaattttaacgtatatcacaatcttaaatatataattcatatcatttttaaaaattatctttcttttgaatttttagaaatgaaaattggtattaaacaaattatcttacgaatatttttttaggatatttcaaaaagaaattttctttaaataatattattatataattttaaaatttattttttactattaaataatttttaaaattacttatttcaaaattaattgaaataattaattttaaatatcttagtatgtatattttaatcatgaggtattttaacacatgtcacaatattaaaataaaaattattatcatttaatattttgcagttatattttgtttagtgttttgaaaatgtaaaattacaattaaataatatttataataacttcttaaaaatgtgtttttgttattatcttagtatatattttGAGTTATGAGATATTTTTTACACATatcacaatcttaaatatataattgtcatgTGCCACAATCaagttaattagcaactttaaAAAACcatactttatataataagatatgaactattatataatatatcatatataagtGTGAGAGTTTTCAAAATTTGCCGTATTTTATGAAGATTGTAACCTAATGACAAAGGAATTGAGTTTATAAAAAAGCAATTATCCAATGTTTCACCaactaattgataaataacttttttttaacaatgaTTTTATTATTAGGTTGTAGATAAAAAACTTTTGAGGTTGACAACACAATTactcttaaataatttttggtaaatgaatTAAGTATTGTATGTAACACCAACATCTTCAATGATTTGTTAAGTATTATAATTTTCTACAAAATTTAACATTGAACTTCTTTCTTACAAACTTTGCtaaacaatttaaatatatgtagaataaattaataaaacacaatccgcgcgtagcgcggaaaaaagATCTAGTGATAATAATGATGCAGTTACTCCATCGGCTGGAACACCTATGACTTCACCATCTTCGGGCGGGTCACCAACATCTTCACCATCTTTGGCTGAGTCGCCGGTCATGACTGCACCGTCTCCCTCAAGTTCTGGCACCAACCACCTCTCAGTTTCAACACTGACCCTCGTTTCCGTTATAGTTTCTTCTGTAACAtatatttcgtttttattttaattaattacagTTCACtcgttttcatatatattttctactGAGTTTTATGGTTGTCAATTTGTCATTTGAAGGCATATGATGTTATTTTTATCCGTGCCACGTTCATGTATATCTACTTGGGATTTGTGTCTTGTTTTCTCTTAAAAAACAAATGTGCTGGCTGCACAATTCCCTGAAATTTTCCAACTCCATACAATAACAAATTTCTCAACTTCATACACTAACAAAAATACTCCCTCTGCTTCAAAAAtgtctatattttcttataaaaaattgtttaaaaatccatattttatatttttaatacattattaagaataaattgtaaatttcagaaaataataattaggtTGACAAATTATTTCTCCGcctaaaatattgtataacaTCAAATGTCTCTTAAACAATGACCGCATTCGATATATCCTTGAATTTAAATTCCAAAATCGTATCCTACAAATTAAGAGTTCAAAACTCCAAATCCCCTAAAATTAAAGTTCGCAACTCGAGACTTCATAGACTTTAATTACAGTGGTTTAAAGATAGTTTAGTACTTTGTAATCAAACCATAAACCTTATAAATCAGATTTAAAATCAAACTAATACCCTTTGAAGGGTTGACGAGCTATTTTTAATGGGCATTAATTTGGTCTTAAATCTCATTTATAAGGTTTATAGTTTGATtagaaaacattaaaccctCTTTAAACCACCCTCTTTAAACCAATATAATTGAAGGCTATGGGTTTTGGAGTTCCGAACTTTAATTTCAGTGGTTCGGGAGTTTTAATTTGAACCATCGcacaaatttaattaatttatggaTTCACTTACAATAATGTCTAgaaatcttttaatttgcgatcaaatttcacttaaaatttaagttttcggcttaaatttaatttttaacttaatttgcgtgaagtcttctgagaagtctgCTTGAGAGGTCTTCCGAAAAGTGGACTTGAGAAGTCTTGTAATAAGTCTTCCGAGAATTCTTCTTGAAAAGACTCTTTGAATCTGAAAAATGTGCATATCCAAAACGTTTATATGGCTTCAAAACAAaggaaaactttaaaaataaaactttcatgcttaatattaaataaaacaattatgttaggTTAAATCTATACCTTTTcgaatctaacatataaaacacacaaaaatacatattcaaaatttatagaCCTACCTTCAACGGAGtggaagatgaaaatcatgaataaaaacctgcaaaacaagataaagtagtgagaaatacatgagacaaaaagaTGAGAAACTGATATAAAATATGGTATcttcaagttcaaagagattagaaagaaatttgagaattttagagagaattttagagtgagaaatattacatttttgttgcagccatttgaaagaaagagaaagaatgtgtacatatattttctatatataaggagacaaaaattccaactaggttaaatatttttggttcaaaaagtcttcaaatataaaatacactAGAAGACTTCCTATAAgtcttctaaaccctaaatttactATTCATCTCAAAAACCTTTCTAAGAAAATTTCTCCATAAGTATTCTCAACTTCTGAAGAAGTTTGCCAATGAAGTCCGAAGTACAACTTGAAacacctgcatatccaaaacaaaatggttttaaaatagagaaaaacttcaaaaataattcttttatgcttaaatgataaataaaacaaCCACATTAGGTTAATCTGCAATGTTTCGAATCTAACatgtaaaacacacaaaaatacaaatccaaaatattttggtaGATGGTTTCTCAACCAATTtggttataattaaaaataaattttaaatatatacttaaaccaaatttattattaatatccttataaagtattagaaattagaaatattatatattttatttatttttaattaatgaaataattctattatgatttttgtactatagattttttttgtactaCAGATTTTTCTAATGACTCTATTTTAGTATAATAGATATGGACACTGTGTGAGGTCCAACTTTTATATAATACTACATGATAACTCGCGCGCATGTGCAGTCTGAAttttttatactaatgtttgtttactaaataattttaacattttgcaacactacaatctttatcgattataaaatgacgaataAAAATGTTAGTCTCCTCTAAACACCAACCTTAAATAAACTAACCCAATAAAAATAcactaaatgaaaaataatctatactattaaagcaaaatCACTCTTAGAATTCTTCTCTtgctttttagaaaaaattacaAAGTCATGCCACTgacatttaattttaatataaatattatttatttaaccaaATATCCCATATATATGGTAACTAATACTCTACACATATTTATGAATGATAGTAAGTCTGAATTTTAtgcaaattatattttatatttaatttttgatataatttttcgTACATAGTATTATTTAACAACTGAATATGAGTCTatacatgattttttaaaatattatttactatgtcattttgtacataatatttatatgtgatacactaaaattatattttgctactgtcaagttaaaaGTGGctgttataatattttagattcATTCTAGAGGACTAGTTTACACTTTACTTATATGCGATCAATATCAAACTAAGACAATCAAGGTTTTTAAACTAACAAAATTGTAAAGAACAAGTAACAGATTGGTTTACATTTTTGGGTTGATGAAAACCCGATGCTTACTAGCCAACCTTGGCTCGACCCTACCAGATGGGAGAAGCCAAAATCCTTGTAGAAGTAAAGTTAAATAAGCATTTTTCCGTCTAAGGTTGCTATCGAGGATGAGAGTCGCTCTATCACTATGGTTGATGTGTTATACTCATGGCTGCCATCTAAATCTTCTAATTGCGGTCTTTTGGGACACAAAGCTTCTCGCTGCCTAGgtaagcttcctccaagacaacAATAGAAGCCCTCCACCAATGCTGACATTGCTTCAGATGATGTCTCATTGTCCAAACCTTCACCTACTTTGCCTTTAAGTGAACCAGTCTCATTTAAGTGAAATTCCATACTTTTCCTAGTAAACCCTCATCAAATAACTCAATATGAATCGCGAAAAAAGTCTAAGAAAAGATATCTAAATAGGTTCAGTCCTAGGCGTATTAAACGATTCAAATTCCATTTTTTCCAATAGTAGAGGTCAATTTACAGTTATGAAACCTAAATTGATCTATCAAATTTGAAAGAAGTGGAGAGGCAAAACCCCAAACCGCTTGCGAATTGCGTGAGCTAAGAGGGAGTGATTGAGCGGCTTACCCTTGAAGGCTTAATAATACAATTCAAtattaagaaatttaaaaaaaaaaaactcaaaacatacAATGTCATATATAAGTTTGGGCTAATAGTTGTTATGTTACACTAGCTCAAAGCAGCTACAACAGTCTCGAGTTGCAGCATTGTGAGAGAGTTATCTTCCAATCTCTTATCCTCTTAGAGAATCACACTGCTACAATGGTGATTGAACTGGTGACAGTGGCTGTTAgaaactattttttgaacattatgaatAATGTATTCATCTGTCAAAAAATGAatagcaaaaataaataaataaaaaaatttaaataaaaacaaaacaaaaatatcttaatatattaaacaaatattatagaAGACAATATTACATCAAACAAGTTAATACacaatttaacaaaataaaatgcataaaataaaattatataaataagttttacaattataataacatTCAGGTAAATTCGATCCCGAATCTATAATATAACCAGAATATTTTCCATAACAAGTTGTTGTATTCGaaggttgttgttgttcttgagTTCTTCTCTTTATGATCCATTCTTGTACAGATCGAAGAAAATCACGAGTAGTATGATCACTAATAAATTCTAGGTTTGTTGAAATGGCAGTAAATGAAAATATTcgattttaacaatttttacaTTGTAATttacaaatacaaaataaaagttCATTATCGCTTCGAAATGCAATAATTGATTATATGTGAGAGCATTATGAAGataataattatgaataattataaattttgaagtcttttatttatatataattttctattaGAACGTAAtggtttattaaaaaatattgtttataatatttttgttgtatGATTTTAGTTTAAAAGTTTTATGCTCTTATTTGGTTTTTTCCTAAAGTAAAAAAcataatgtaaaaatataaaaaaattaaggcTTATTAAAGTTTATTATTAGAGAAGAACATCctcaaatttcaaatataagATTCAgcaaacctaaaatataagGTTGCTCTTAGAGATTGAAGACGACGTTTggctttggtttagggttttggttatGCCTCTCCACTTGTTCTACTAGTTTAAGATGATACACTTTTGCATAATTTTTCACTATAATAATCGTTTTGCCTTCAAAAGTAACTCAAAATTTCATGTTTGATAAGTAATGCATGAGTAGTcgttcaaaatattttaaaaataagttttttgtaAACAAATAATCACACGTTTATTCgacattaaaatatcaaaagtgtaatatcaaaacaaataaatcaaaatctaattagaCAACTAATTCTCATTAGAAAaaagatttttaacgttaaaacttCTCAACTAAGTTTATTTTGGGTAAAAACcatcaaattaaatatttaacgaaaaaaatcccacaaactaactttatttaatgaattaaaccctaacagatcataattaccattactaccggtaaatctttagtttatgaatttctacattaagtaaacataattgaggagttttatcattaaaaatgtttttataatattatctaaaacttagtaacttaaattttcaaaattagcattttttatttttttttgtaaatatatgagtttgatgtgtttttaacatcaacattatatataacaaattaaaaatgtaaaaacccagaaaatataata is from Brassica napus cultivar Da-Ae chromosome A4, Da-Ae, whole genome shotgun sequence and encodes:
- the LOC106357033 gene encoding phosphatidate phosphatase PAH1-like — protein: MPLVGRDWTQSGVAKLFSAIKEKGYQLLFLSARAIVHAYLTRSFLNNLKQDGKALPNGPVVISPDGLFPALYREVIRRAPHEFKIA